A DNA window from Gillisia sp. Hel1_33_143 contains the following coding sequences:
- the clpP gene encoding ATP-dependent Clp endopeptidase proteolytic subunit ClpP, with product MDYGKEFEKYAIKDRGINSNYYNQIVSSMMPVGMTPNIIEERQMNAVAMDVFSRLMMDRIIFMGTGINDQVANIIQAQLLFLESTDASKDIQIYINSPGGSVYAGLGIYDTMQFIKPDVATICTGMAASMGAVLLCAGAKGKRSGLPHSRVMIHQPLGGAQGQASDIEITAREILTLKKELYDIIAKHTGQPYEKIADDSDRDFWMRAEKAKEYGMIDEVLKRES from the coding sequence ATGGATTACGGAAAAGAATTCGAGAAATATGCCATTAAGGATCGCGGTATAAATAGCAATTACTATAACCAAATAGTAAGTAGCATGATGCCGGTTGGTATGACTCCAAATATTATAGAAGAACGTCAAATGAATGCAGTAGCCATGGATGTATTTTCAAGGTTAATGATGGATAGAATTATATTTATGGGCACCGGGATCAATGACCAGGTAGCTAATATTATACAAGCTCAACTATTGTTCTTAGAGAGTACAGACGCATCCAAAGATATTCAGATTTATATTAACTCTCCGGGAGGAAGTGTATATGCAGGTTTGGGAATTTACGATACCATGCAGTTCATAAAGCCAGATGTTGCTACTATTTGTACAGGTATGGCTGCATCTATGGGAGCAGTATTATTATGTGCTGGTGCAAAAGGAAAAAGAAGTGGACTTCCACATTCTAGAGTTATGATTCATCAGCCTCTTGGTGGAGCACAAGGACAGGCAAGTGATATTGAGATCACAGCGCGCGAGATCCTAACGCTTAAAAAAGAGTTGTATGATATCATTGCTAAGCACACTGGGCAACCTTATGAAAAGATCGCAGATGATAGTGATAGAGATTTCTGGATGAGAGCAGAAAAAGCTAAGGAGTACGGGATGATTGATGAAGTTTTAAAGAGAGAATCATAA
- the tig gene encoding trigger factor, which yields MNITRENIDELNAVVKVEIAKEDYNEKVDKILKDYRKNANIPGFRKGHVPMGMVKKQYGQAVLVDEVNKLLQDALNKYLTEEKLDVLGNPLPKEQKNFDWNKDDYSFEFELGLSPKFDLDLKTKEPITHYNIVAGEEMIDNQVTQIQKQYGKLVSKEVAEENDILTGTFKNEEEGIDNETSLPLENLKGKKNLNKFLGAKVGDVISLKTKGLFEDDHQLVELLKVEHDKAHDLDVAVEFTIKEINKQELAELNKELFDKLFANEEVKSVEDLKEKIKEDAAKQFKQQSDQQLLNDVTEALIENNKFDLPKEFLQKWIQTVGEKPLTQEEAVEEYTKSEQGLRFQLIEGKLIQENKLEVKFEDLKAFTVERIKEQMAQFGQTDPAEKELDDIAARVLSNQDEVKRLSEQIMNEKLLGFYKENIKLKEKEVTYEDFVKEIYK from the coding sequence ATGAATATTACCAGAGAGAATATTGATGAATTGAATGCGGTAGTTAAAGTAGAAATCGCAAAGGAAGACTATAACGAGAAAGTTGATAAGATTCTAAAAGATTACAGGAAAAATGCAAATATTCCTGGTTTTAGAAAAGGTCATGTTCCAATGGGAATGGTGAAAAAACAATATGGACAAGCCGTTCTGGTAGACGAGGTGAATAAGTTATTGCAAGATGCACTTAATAAATATTTAACCGAAGAAAAATTAGATGTTTTAGGAAATCCACTTCCAAAAGAACAGAAAAATTTTGATTGGAATAAAGATGATTATAGCTTTGAATTTGAATTAGGATTATCTCCTAAATTTGATTTAGATCTTAAGACTAAAGAGCCAATTACGCATTATAATATTGTAGCTGGGGAAGAGATGATAGACAATCAGGTAACCCAAATCCAAAAGCAATATGGAAAACTTGTTTCTAAAGAAGTTGCAGAAGAAAATGATATTCTTACCGGGACTTTTAAGAATGAAGAAGAAGGTATTGATAATGAAACTTCACTTCCATTAGAAAATTTAAAAGGAAAGAAAAACCTTAATAAATTTTTAGGAGCAAAGGTTGGAGATGTCATAAGCCTTAAAACTAAAGGTCTTTTTGAAGATGATCACCAATTGGTGGAACTACTTAAAGTAGAACACGATAAAGCTCATGATCTTGATGTTGCTGTAGAATTTACTATTAAAGAGATCAATAAGCAGGAATTAGCAGAATTGAATAAAGAATTGTTCGATAAGTTATTTGCGAACGAAGAAGTGAAATCTGTAGAAGATCTTAAAGAAAAGATCAAAGAAGATGCTGCAAAACAATTCAAGCAACAGAGCGATCAGCAATTGTTAAATGATGTTACTGAAGCATTAATTGAAAACAACAAATTTGACCTTCCAAAAGAATTCTTACAAAAATGGATTCAAACAGTTGGAGAAAAGCCACTAACTCAAGAGGAAGCGGTAGAAGAATATACCAAGAGCGAGCAAGGATTACGCTTTCAACTTATTGAAGGAAAATTAATTCAGGAGAATAAATTAGAAGTTAAATTTGAAGATCTTAAGGCCTTTACTGTAGAAAGAATTAAAGAACAAATGGCTCAGTTCGGTCAAACCGATCCTGCAGAAAAAGAATTGGATGACATTGCTGCTAGAGTTTTATCTAATCAAGATGAAGTAAAGCGTTTATCTGAGCAGATCATGAATGAAAAACTTCTTGGTTTCTACAAAGAGAATATCAAATTGAAAGAGAAAGAAGTAACTTATGAAGACTTTGTTAAAGAGATCTACAAGTAG
- a CDS encoding phage holin family protein encodes MKFILRILLTAVAVILLSQFLPGVSVAGYGTAIIVAIVLALLNLIVKPILVLFTLPVTIITLGLFLLVINAVIILLADGFITGFAVDGFWVALIFSLLLSLFQSVLYSLLGSD; translated from the coding sequence ATGAAGTTCATTCTAAGAATATTACTTACTGCGGTGGCGGTAATTTTATTATCACAATTTTTACCTGGCGTAAGTGTAGCAGGATATGGCACTGCAATTATTGTAGCGATAGTGTTGGCGCTTTTAAATCTCATTGTAAAGCCAATCTTAGTACTCTTTACCCTGCCTGTAACTATTATAACCCTTGGGTTATTCCTACTTGTAATTAATGCAGTTATCATATTACTTGCAGATGGATTTATTACAGGCTTTGCAGTAGATGGTTTTTGGGTTGCATTAATTTTTAGCTTATTGCTTTCGCTATTTCAATCTGTACTTTATTCGTTATTAGGATCAGATTAA
- a CDS encoding G-D-S-L family lipolytic protein — translation MKNYLKYLPFLALGVVSCEPELDNPIDEPGFYSNGDADFTNYVALGNSLTAGYADGALYITGQETSYPNILAQQFSLVQETSEFKQPLMSDNLGGLLLAGNQITSNRRVLAVDANGNPAPRVLAGTSTTDITNVLAGPFNNMGVPGAKSFHLLAPGYGDVSGVAVGTANPYFVRFASTPGTTVIADAVAQNPTFFSLFIGNNDVLAYATSGGIGEDRTGDQNFAGYGANDITDPSVFGAVYSQLVSALTGNGADGVLLNIPDVTSVPFFTTVPNNALVLDAGTAASLTGFFQAVTGITTQSLMLKGVPGPQAQALAAQYAITFNAGPNRFLIDVPKSDTNPLGFRQMTDDELLLLTINQGALAQGYGSVVLSPEVMQVLGILQTGGQPTAEQAQMVIDAVSGIDDKDALDRDELLNISTATASYNATIKGLADANGLAYLDTRALLTKVANGGVAYDAGMVTSTFATGGAFSLDGVHPTPRGYALIANRILDVVNAKYGSTVPKVNIGNYNTITVSNNVQ, via the coding sequence ATGAAAAATTATTTAAAATATTTACCGTTTCTAGCTCTTGGGGTAGTTTCATGCGAACCAGAATTAGACAATCCTATAGATGAACCTGGTTTTTACTCTAACGGAGATGCAGATTTTACAAATTATGTTGCTCTTGGTAATTCCCTTACTGCTGGATACGCAGATGGAGCACTTTACATTACGGGACAAGAAACCTCTTACCCAAACATTTTAGCGCAACAATTCTCATTGGTTCAGGAAACTTCAGAATTTAAGCAACCTCTAATGTCTGATAATCTTGGAGGATTATTGTTAGCTGGAAATCAAATTACTTCGAATAGAAGAGTTTTAGCTGTAGATGCGAATGGAAATCCTGCTCCTAGAGTTTTAGCAGGAACTTCTACTACAGATATTACTAACGTTTTGGCAGGTCCTTTTAATAATATGGGTGTGCCGGGTGCAAAAAGTTTTCATTTATTAGCTCCAGGATATGGAGATGTATCTGGAGTTGCAGTTGGAACAGCCAACCCATATTTTGTTAGATTTGCTTCAACACCAGGAACAACCGTTATTGCAGATGCAGTAGCACAAAATCCTACTTTCTTTTCATTGTTTATAGGGAATAATGATGTGTTGGCATACGCTACTTCTGGAGGAATAGGAGAAGATAGAACTGGAGATCAAAATTTTGCTGGGTATGGAGCAAATGATATTACAGATCCTAGTGTATTTGGAGCTGTGTATTCTCAATTAGTTTCAGCTTTAACTGGAAATGGTGCAGATGGGGTGTTGTTGAATATTCCTGATGTAACTTCTGTTCCTTTCTTTACTACGGTTCCTAACAATGCCTTGGTATTAGATGCTGGTACAGCTGCTAGTTTAACTGGATTTTTTCAGGCTGTAACAGGAATCACTACTCAAAGCTTAATGTTAAAAGGAGTTCCTGGGCCACAAGCTCAAGCCCTAGCTGCACAATATGCAATTACATTTAATGCAGGTCCAAATAGATTTTTAATAGATGTGCCTAAATCAGATACCAATCCTTTAGGTTTCCGTCAGATGACAGATGATGAATTACTACTTCTTACTATCAATCAGGGTGCATTAGCGCAAGGTTACGGTTCTGTAGTATTATCTCCAGAGGTAATGCAAGTATTGGGAATTCTTCAAACTGGTGGTCAGCCAACTGCAGAACAAGCTCAGATGGTTATTGATGCAGTTAGCGGGATAGACGATAAAGATGCGTTAGATAGAGATGAGTTGCTTAATATTTCTACAGCTACAGCTAGTTATAATGCAACTATAAAAGGTCTTGCCGATGCTAATGGTTTAGCATATTTAGATACAAGAGCATTATTAACTAAGGTTGCTAATGGTGGTGTTGCTTATGATGCTGGTATGGTTACTTCTACGTTTGCTACTGGTGGTGCTTTTTCTTTAGATGGAGTACATCCAACACCTCGTGGATACGCCCTTATTGCAAATAGAATTTTAGATGTAGTAAATGCTAAGTATGGTTCTACGGTTCCTAAAGTAAATATTGGTAACTATAATACTATAACTGTAAGTAATAACGTACAGTAA
- a CDS encoding OmpP1/FadL family transporter, which produces MKKLLFLTVFVLATSAIYAGGYRVSLQGQRALAMGHTGVAVVNSAELGFFNPSGIVYLENRLNVSAGVSGVFSKVVFQNDEFGQTSETDSPVGTPFYLYATYKVNDWLAVGLSAYTPYGSAVDWEQDWAGSHLVNNIDLAAIYIQPLVSVKLSEYFSVGGGPIFVTGSVNFNRNLNRTVTDIDGNRSNVTVDASGVTNWGWSASAMFSPTENLRVGFNYRSEILLEAEAGDATFENVPNSPLTPFSDTKFDATLPMPAELTVGLSYEFMDKWLFAFDYNQTLWSVYNSLDIDFANATPDSTNPRNYKDSSNYRFGLQYEATDWITLRAGYYFDESPVQEGYFAPETPRNDSNNFTAGLSLNISDHFAIDAAFLYSRFKEVDASYDYYFENGVAVPFSGTYKSSAFIPGLGITYKL; this is translated from the coding sequence ATGAAAAAACTATTATTTCTAACGGTGTTTGTTTTGGCAACATCTGCCATCTACGCTGGAGGATATCGTGTGAGTTTGCAAGGACAGCGTGCCTTGGCAATGGGGCATACCGGTGTGGCCGTAGTTAACAGTGCAGAATTGGGCTTCTTTAATCCATCTGGTATTGTGTATCTAGAAAACAGATTAAATGTTTCTGCTGGGGTGAGTGGAGTATTCTCTAAAGTGGTATTTCAAAATGATGAATTTGGACAAACGTCAGAAACCGATAGTCCTGTTGGAACTCCTTTTTACCTTTATGCAACTTATAAAGTGAATGACTGGTTAGCAGTGGGGTTAAGTGCGTATACGCCTTACGGAAGTGCTGTAGATTGGGAACAGGATTGGGCAGGTTCACACTTAGTAAATAATATAGATTTAGCTGCTATCTATATTCAGCCTTTAGTATCTGTAAAATTATCAGAATACTTTAGCGTTGGAGGGGGGCCTATTTTTGTAACTGGAAGCGTTAACTTTAATAGAAACCTGAACAGAACTGTTACAGATATTGACGGAAATAGAAGTAATGTAACTGTAGATGCTAGTGGTGTTACAAACTGGGGATGGTCTGCAAGTGCTATGTTCTCTCCAACAGAAAATTTAAGAGTAGGTTTTAACTATCGTTCTGAAATACTTTTAGAGGCAGAAGCTGGGGATGCAACATTTGAAAATGTTCCTAATTCTCCTTTAACTCCGTTCTCAGATACTAAATTTGATGCAACTTTACCTATGCCTGCAGAATTAACAGTTGGTCTATCTTATGAATTTATGGATAAGTGGTTATTTGCTTTTGATTATAATCAAACCTTATGGAGCGTTTATAACTCTTTAGATATAGACTTCGCAAATGCAACTCCAGATTCTACAAATCCTAGAAACTATAAGGATAGTTCTAACTATAGATTCGGACTTCAGTACGAAGCTACAGATTGGATTACTTTAAGAGCTGGTTACTACTTTGATGAGTCTCCTGTTCAGGAAGGATATTTTGCTCCGGAAACTCCTCGTAATGATTCAAACAACTTTACAGCAGGTCTTTCGCTTAACATAAGTGATCATTTTGCTATAGATGCAGCTTTCCTTTATTCAAGATTCAAAGAAGTTGACGCTTCTTATGATTATTACTTTGAAAATGGAGTGGCAGTACCTTTCTCTGGAACCTATAAATCTAGCGCTTTTATACCTGGATTAGGAATTACTTACAAACTATAA
- a CDS encoding alpha/beta fold hydrolase, producing the protein MIDLKSTIIGEGQPLIILHGFLGMSDNWKTLGGKFAEQGYQVHLLDQRNHGRSPHTEEMSYRVMAQDLKEYCEKNDLKNIILLGHSMGGKVAMRAAGEYPDLIEKVIIVDIGPKYYAPHHQEILGGLDALSNQVLTSRGDAEDFLETYIKDKGTRLFLLKNLYWKTKEKLALRMNLEVLKDASEEIGEALPAGIRFKKQTLFIKGERSNYITSEDEPLISLHFPNNEIVVIAKAGHWVHAENMKDFYANVMRFLQP; encoded by the coding sequence ATGATAGATTTAAAATCTACAATAATAGGTGAGGGGCAACCTCTTATCATATTGCACGGATTTTTGGGAATGAGCGATAACTGGAAAACTCTGGGGGGGAAATTTGCAGAGCAAGGATATCAGGTTCATCTCTTAGATCAAAGAAACCACGGTAGAAGTCCGCATACTGAAGAAATGAGTTATAGGGTGATGGCTCAGGATCTTAAAGAATATTGTGAAAAGAATGATCTCAAAAATATAATTCTATTGGGGCACTCTATGGGAGGAAAAGTGGCTATGAGGGCTGCTGGAGAATATCCAGATCTTATAGAGAAAGTCATAATTGTGGATATCGGACCAAAATATTATGCACCACATCATCAAGAGATTCTTGGTGGGTTGGATGCCTTAAGCAATCAAGTGCTTACCTCTAGAGGTGACGCTGAAGATTTTTTAGAAACCTATATTAAAGATAAAGGTACTAGATTGTTCTTGCTGAAAAATTTGTATTGGAAGACAAAAGAGAAGCTGGCTTTAAGAATGAACTTAGAGGTGCTCAAAGATGCTTCCGAAGAGATTGGAGAAGCTTTACCTGCAGGAATTAGGTTCAAAAAACAAACATTATTTATAAAAGGAGAGCGATCAAATTATATAACTTCTGAAGATGAGCCTCTAATATCTCTTCACTTTCCAAATAACGAAATCGTTGTAATTGCTAAGGCTGGGCACTGGGTGCACGCTGAAAACATGAAGGATTTTTATGCCAATGTAATGCGATTTTTACAGCCTTAG
- a CDS encoding pyridoxine 5'-phosphate synthase, translating to MTHLSVNINKIATLRNARGGNVPDLLQFTKDIEKFGAQGITVHPRPDERHIKYQDCIDLKPIVTTEFNMEGNPVSSFIDLVLKVKPEQVTLVPDAEDAITSNAGWDTLKHKDFLTEVISEFKSNGIRTSIFIDPDVEKIKNAVATGTDRVELYTEAFAEQYEKGNKEAVNIYAECSRLATSLGMGVNAGHDLSLKNIEYFAQQLPDLLEVSIGHALITESLYFGLETTIQKYLNLLKR from the coding sequence ATGACTCATTTAAGCGTAAACATTAATAAAATAGCCACTTTGCGTAACGCACGTGGTGGGAATGTTCCAGATCTTTTGCAATTTACTAAGGATATAGAAAAATTTGGAGCGCAAGGTATTACTGTACATCCAAGACCCGATGAAAGACATATTAAATATCAGGATTGTATAGATCTAAAGCCTATTGTTACTACAGAATTTAATATGGAGGGGAATCCTGTTTCCTCATTTATAGATCTAGTTCTTAAAGTTAAGCCAGAGCAGGTGACACTTGTTCCGGATGCAGAAGATGCTATTACTTCTAACGCAGGTTGGGATACTTTAAAACATAAAGACTTTTTAACGGAGGTGATCTCAGAATTTAAGAGCAATGGGATTAGAACTTCCATTTTTATAGATCCAGATGTGGAGAAAATAAAAAATGCGGTGGCAACTGGCACAGACAGGGTAGAGTTATATACAGAAGCCTTTGCAGAACAATATGAAAAGGGGAATAAAGAAGCGGTGAATATATATGCAGAATGTTCAAGATTGGCTACAAGTTTGGGCATGGGAGTAAATGCTGGTCATGATCTGTCCCTAAAGAACATTGAATATTTTGCACAACAACTTCCAGATCTTTTAGAAGTCTCTATAGGACATGCTTTAATTACAGAATCTTTATACTTCGGATTAGAAACCACCATTCAGAAATATTTAAACCTTCTTAAACGATGA
- a CDS encoding CBS domain-containing protein, producing the protein MSIESHIINDVGIQNLGTSVKELQKLFNKLTYSHLPVQNEGVYLGSISENDIRCFETDRTIKDYQYSLEGFFVRDTDYWLDTLETFAQNQTNILPVLNSENKYLGYLELSDIINFFNETPFLNEPGGILVIEKLNKDISFSEISQIVESHNAAFLGMFVSSRSADLTQVTIKLSTSVLNDILQTFRRYGYSIISEHQEDSFQKNLDDRSDYLDKYLNI; encoded by the coding sequence ATGAGTATTGAGAGTCATATAATTAACGATGTAGGCATCCAAAATCTAGGCACTTCAGTTAAGGAATTACAGAAATTATTCAACAAACTAACGTACTCTCATTTGCCGGTGCAAAATGAAGGCGTTTACCTGGGAAGCATTTCTGAAAATGATATTAGATGTTTCGAGACCGATAGAACTATTAAAGATTATCAATACTCTTTAGAAGGTTTTTTTGTTCGAGATACAGATTATTGGCTAGATACTTTAGAGACATTTGCTCAAAACCAAACCAATATCCTGCCTGTTCTAAATTCTGAAAACAAATATCTTGGCTATTTGGAACTGAGCGATATTATTAACTTCTTTAATGAAACTCCATTTTTAAATGAACCAGGAGGAATTTTAGTAATAGAAAAATTAAATAAAGATATTTCCTTTAGTGAGATTAGTCAAATTGTAGAATCTCATAATGCAGCATTTTTAGGTATGTTTGTATCTTCAAGATCTGCAGATCTCACTCAGGTAACCATTAAGCTAAGCACCTCTGTTTTAAATGATATTCTTCAAACTTTTAGAAGGTATGGATACTCAATTATTTCAGAACATCAGGAAGATAGCTTTCAAAAGAATCTTGATGACAGGTCTGACTATCTTGATAAATATTTAAACATTTAA
- a CDS encoding NAD kinase — MKVGIYGQFYHKDSGIYIEKLLDVLEQQNINVVIEENFLEIINANKSFQKEYLNFSTFTELDESYDLFFSIGGDGTILKSINFIKDLNIPILGINTGRLGFLATIQKEEIEQTISFILEKKFSISERTVLAIETDPKSSEIEESDFALNEIAVSRKNTTSMITVETWLNDQYLTSYWADGLIISTPTGSTGYSLSCGGPVIVPNTDALVITPIAPHNLNARPLVIKDNTKITLKVSGREDFYLVSMDSRIATLSNETTIIIKTAPFKISMVELHTDSFLKTLRKKLLWGEDKRN, encoded by the coding sequence ATGAAAGTCGGCATCTACGGTCAATTTTACCATAAAGACTCTGGTATTTATATAGAAAAATTATTAGACGTTCTGGAGCAGCAAAACATCAATGTTGTAATTGAAGAAAACTTTTTGGAGATCATTAATGCAAATAAATCATTTCAAAAAGAGTATCTCAATTTTAGCACTTTTACTGAATTGGATGAAAGCTACGATCTTTTCTTTAGTATAGGTGGAGACGGTACCATTCTAAAATCTATCAATTTCATAAAAGATCTAAATATTCCAATTTTAGGTATCAATACAGGAAGATTGGGATTTTTGGCTACTATTCAGAAAGAAGAGATCGAACAAACGATTTCTTTCATACTCGAAAAAAAATTCAGCATTTCAGAAAGAACAGTACTTGCTATAGAAACAGATCCTAAGAGCAGTGAAATTGAAGAAAGTGATTTTGCGCTAAATGAGATAGCGGTTAGCAGAAAGAACACTACTTCTATGATCACTGTAGAAACTTGGTTGAATGACCAATACTTAACCTCCTACTGGGCAGATGGTTTAATTATTTCCACACCCACAGGATCTACCGGCTATTCATTAAGCTGCGGAGGACCGGTAATTGTACCCAATACCGATGCATTGGTTATTACACCAATTGCACCACACAATTTAAATGCAAGACCACTTGTAATTAAAGATAATACCAAGATCACCCTAAAGGTCTCTGGAAGAGAAGATTTCTATCTTGTATCTATGGATTCTCGCATTGCAACCCTAAGCAATGAGACAACCATTATCATTAAAACAGCTCCATTTAAGATAAGCATGGTAGAGCTTCATACAGATAGTTTTCTAAAAACATTGAGAAAAAAGCTTTTATGGGGAGAAGACAAAAGGAATTAA
- a CDS encoding DUF6089 family protein — protein MRHLIVLVFMFACCSTAIAQRFEIGPFVGGANYIGDVGSTAYINPSGLVVGGIAKWNAHPRYSFRGSIMYGFVSGDDAKSNEIRRQQRGYTFDNKIAEASLGLEFNFWEFDLTDAVQQGTPYLYSGITYFHSNHQILTTSLPTVGNLRESSGNWEFSVPIIFGYKQTITSKIIGAIEVGARYTFTDNLDGSNPQELLGRREPAKEFGNKNTNDWYIFSGISLTFTFGQKPCYCN, from the coding sequence ATGAGGCACCTTATTGTATTAGTTTTTATGTTTGCTTGCTGCTCCACGGCAATCGCTCAAAGATTTGAAATAGGACCATTTGTTGGCGGCGCCAATTATATTGGTGATGTGGGAAGCACTGCTTACATTAACCCGAGCGGTCTTGTTGTTGGAGGTATTGCTAAATGGAATGCTCATCCAAGATATAGCTTTAGAGGCTCTATAATGTATGGATTTGTAAGTGGAGATGATGCAAAATCTAATGAAATTAGAAGGCAACAAAGAGGCTATACTTTTGACAATAAAATAGCTGAGGCTTCTTTAGGTCTGGAATTCAATTTCTGGGAGTTTGACCTTACAGATGCTGTTCAACAAGGTACTCCATACTTATATTCTGGAATAACTTATTTCCATTCTAACCATCAAATTCTAACCACTAGCCTACCAACTGTAGGAAATCTAAGAGAATCTAGCGGAAACTGGGAGTTTTCTGTACCTATTATTTTTGGGTATAAACAAACAATCACATCAAAGATCATTGGAGCTATAGAGGTGGGTGCTAGATATACCTTTACAGACAATTTAGATGGAAGTAATCCTCAAGAACTTTTAGGAAGAAGAGAGCCTGCAAAAGAATTTGGGAATAAAAACACGAATGACTGGTACATTTTTTCCGGTATCAGCCTTACCTTTACGTTCGGGCAAAAACCCTGTTACTGCAATTAA
- a CDS encoding isoprenyl transferase: MFKEKLNPDSLPKHISIIMDGNGRWAKQKGFLRALGHEEGTIAVRDVVEGCAEIGVENLTLYAFSTENWNRPKLEVDTLMRLLVSSLKKEIKTLVKNNIKLQAIGNLGNLPKKAQKELTEVIEKTKENERMTLTLALSYGSREELIQVVKQISEKVKNNELMPDAIDESIINQHLYTQNLPDVDLLIRTSGEQRISNFLLWQIAYAELYFTNILWPDFRKENLYEAIYNYQTRERRFGKTSEQIS; this comes from the coding sequence ATGTTCAAAGAGAAATTAAACCCTGACAGCCTTCCTAAACATATCTCCATAATCATGGATGGTAATGGTAGGTGGGCTAAGCAAAAAGGTTTTTTAAGAGCGCTTGGCCATGAAGAAGGAACCATTGCCGTAAGAGATGTGGTAGAAGGATGTGCAGAAATTGGGGTAGAGAATCTAACACTTTATGCTTTCTCCACAGAAAACTGGAATAGACCTAAGCTTGAAGTAGACACCTTAATGAGACTGTTAGTATCTTCTTTAAAGAAGGAGATCAAAACTCTGGTTAAGAATAATATTAAACTACAAGCTATTGGTAACCTTGGGAATCTCCCTAAAAAAGCTCAAAAAGAATTAACCGAAGTAATAGAGAAAACTAAGGAAAACGAGCGTATGACGCTTACTTTAGCGCTTAGTTATGGTTCTAGAGAAGAGCTAATTCAAGTTGTGAAACAAATTAGCGAGAAAGTAAAAAACAATGAATTAATGCCCGATGCTATTGATGAATCAATTATAAATCAGCATCTTTACACCCAAAATTTACCAGACGTAGATTTACTTATCCGAACTAGTGGCGAGCAACGGATAAGCAATTTTTTATTGTGGCAAATAGCTTACGCCGAACTATATTTTACAAATATACTGTGGCCCGATTTTCGTAAAGAAAATTTATACGAGGCCATTTATAATTATCAAACCAGAGAAAGAAGATTTGGAAAAACCAGTGAGCAGATCAGTTAG